CTGCTTGCAGTGCTGAACACAGCATCACTACGAGGAATGAATGTAACTCTGCTTTGCCTCTGCTTGCAGTGCTGAACACAGCATCACTACGAGGAATGAATGTAACTCTGCTTTGCCTCTGCTTGCAGTGCTGTACAGAGCATCACTACGAGGAATGAATGTAACTCTGCTTTGCCTCTGCTTGCAGTGCTGAACACAGCATCACTACGAGGAATGAATGTAACTCTGCTTTGACTCTGCTTGCAGTGCTGTGCAAGGAGGTTTGAGTGCACTTGCAGGTTAAGACAAGACAGACTCTAGAAAACCTCTCTTCAGTATCTCATTAAATGGAAATGTATTATGAACTGTATGATCACAGTGTTATGATACAAGGCAACAAGCCCAGAATTGAACTACGGAGAAAAGCCTACATAAATATAGTATTCCAGAATATTTGATTTGTTCTAATGTGTTGTTTTGCATCTGTTTGCAATCTCTACAGTCCGCAAACTATTttggtttctttgtttttgtttttattgttgccAATGGTACACGGTAACTGTTAGTGTTGgtagaaatgcactgttttaaaagtgactcaCCACCTGCAGTTTTAATATCACCTGGTGCTCTGCTGCAAATTCTTTTGCTGAGCAGCCATAACTTCTACCATTACATAAGCAAGATgggattatttatttttgctgaaatttTAAATGCTGACTTGCAAAATCAGTAGTGGTGTTCGCCAAGAGAACCCCAGAAACACTGTGTCTGAAAGTGCATGGTATCTTTTCATTGTAGTACAGCTTGCAATAACATTTAATCAGTGCAAGGCTGCAGTCAAGGGCGTAGACAGAATCCATTTAGTGGATCATTCCTTCAACAAAAGGCTTTGGGTAGAATGTGTTCATGAGGTAGATGCTGCAATGTGGTTTAAAAACTAGGATGCGTGTCATTGAGGTCATTCATCTGAGCTATGTTCATGACAATCTACACATTTTCAATAAAGGTATTAGCAGAGACAATAGTATATCAATCTGTGAGAGATAATAGATCACCTTAACCACCACTCCCTATGCCTTTGTCTGCAGTGTTCATTTCACTGCTTTACCTGTGCAGATATTACTACATTCCACATTCATGATTGTTAAAGGGATCCATGTGCTGGGCACTGCTGTACTTTGCCCTCAGGGCAGGCTGTTCATACATTTCACACTGGTTGTTGCAGGGCTTCGACCAGCTGCGGGTAGAAGGCTTACTCTGTGATGTGACGCTGCTACCTGGGGATGGGGAAGAAGCTTTTCCTGTTCATAGGGCAATGATGGCATCAGCCAGTGATTATTTTAAAGCCATGttcacaggtaaaaaaaaaataaaaaattctgccAGTACTgttatttaaagctgcagtgtaccGTAACCATGTCCTGTTTGTAGTGAAAGATGTTATGTGTAAAAGTCTAATCAAAGGTAGTGTGTTCATACATTGAAAGAGTAACCTAACTTGGATGTATTGTCCATGGTGTGGGGTAAAGTGAACCAAAGAACAGAAGATACATAAGGATTCTTAAAGCTGCCATTTATTAATGAATGTGTCTTGTTCTGCTGCCTTGCCTCACCCAGGTGGAATGAAGGAACAAGACCTTATGTGCATCAAGCTTCATGGAGTAAACCGAATAGGCCTCAAGAAGATTATTGACTTCATTTACACCGCGAAGCTCTCTCTTAACATGGAAAACCTGCAGGACACACTGGAAGCTGCCAGCTTCTTGCAGATCCTGCCAGTCCTGGACTTCTGTAAAGTGTTTCTCATATCGGGGGTAAGGCATCCCTTTCGTTTAGATATTTAACAGCATTCACTGATGATcttacacagacgtgctcaaatttgttggtacccttacagctcatcgaaataatgcttcattcctcctgaaaagtgatgaaattaaaagctattttatcatgtatacttgcatgcctttggtatgtcatagaataaagcaaagaagctgtgaaaggagatgaattattgcttattctacaaagatattttaaaatggcctggacacatttgttggtaccccttagaaaagataataaataattggattatagtgatatttcaaactaattagtttctttaattagtatcacacatgtcaccactcttgtaatcagttattcagcctatttaaatggagaaaagtagtcactgtgctgtttggtatcattgtgtgcaccacactgaacatggaccagagaacgcaaaggagagagttgtctgaggagatcagaaagaaaataatagacaagcatagtaaaggtaaaggctacaagaccatctccaagcagcttgatgttcctgtgacaacagttgcaaatattattaagaagtttaaggtccatggaactgtagccaacctccctgggcgcggccgcaagaggaaaatcgaccccagattgaacagaaggatagtgcgaatggtagaaaaagaaccaaggataactgccaaagagatacaagctgaactccaaggtgaaggtacgtcagtttctgatcgcaccatccgtcgctttttgagcgaaagtgggctccatggaagaagacccaggaggactccacttttgaaagaaaaacataaaaaagccagactggaatttgctaaaatgcatattgacaattatttgtttatttagcagacgcctttatccaaggcgacttacagagactagggtgtgtgaactatgcatcagctgcagagtcacttacaattacgtctcacccgaaagaccgagcacaaggaggttaagtgacttgctcagggtcacacagtgagtcagtgactgaggtgggatttgaaccggggacctcctggttacaagcccttttctttaaccactggaccacacagcatcctgacaagccacaatccttctaggagaatgtcctttggacagatgagtcaaaactggagctttttggcaagtcacatcagctctatgttcacagacgaaaaaatgaagctttcaaagaaaagaacaccatacctacagtgaaacatggagaaggctcggttatgttttggggctgctttgctgtgcctggcacagggtgccttgaatctgtgcagggcacagtgaaatctcaagactatcaaggcattctggagcgaaacgtactgcccagtgtcagaaagctctgtctcagtcgcaggtcatggctcctccaacaggataatgacccaaaacacacagctaaaagcacccaagaatggataagaacaaaacattggactattctgaagtggccttctatgagtcctgatctgaatcctatcgaacatctatggaaagagctgaaacttgcaaaactggagaaggcacccatcaaacctgagacagctggagcagtttgctcaggaagagtgggccaaactacctgttaacaggtgcagaagtctcattgagttttacagaaaacgtttgattgcagtgattgcctctaaaggttgtgcatcaaaatattaggttagcggtcccatcatttttgtccatgccattttcatttgttttcttatttacaatattatgttgaataaaaaatcaaaagcaaagtctgatttctattaaatatggaataaacaatggtggatgccagttacttttgtcagtttcaagttatttcagagaaaattgtgcattcttcgttttttgtggaggggtaccaacaaatttgagcacgtctgtatagctCGTGTTTGTCCTGGATTGGGGACTAGGTTGCTGTAGTTCATTATGGTCAAGCTAACGAGCTTCTTGGCATTAAGTTTCACTGtggcaccctgccacactgctgcAGTGCTGGGTCCTCCTTTGCCAATGATGGAGGTGTGAGAATCACAGTCTCATTGTGCCTGCACCAGCTGGTCTGTAGCTACAGATTCATCCTGTAGGGCAGCATACTGCTCAAATCAGAACGTATAGAGGAATGGTAATCTTCAGGCTTTTACTCATCCAAAATCTACAAATCTCTGTACTTTCAACAAATTGCCTTTAGATTTAAGttgttgttaaaatgtaaaatgtagaaATGCTTTCATTTTGAACACTTTTTCAGGACTGGCGTAGCGCCTAGGTTTGCTATAGAGCTCTTCATCTTGTAACAGTCTACACTCCCTGCTAGGTTCTAGGTTTCACATTATCCATCAAACAACACAAATAGCCTGTCAATTCCAGCGGACAGGGCTGTCATTAGACATTCATGTTGAACCATAGAGCCGGTTGTCTGCTGCCTTCAAAACAAAGTTTGAAAAATGACTGGACAAATACAAACCCAGTCTTTAATGGGGACTTATGTTTTTCCTTGTTTGTGTATATTCTGTTAACTATTGTTTTATGTGAGATAAAACTGTGGTTGTTTTCAGGTGATGTGTCTGTCTTATGCATTCTCTGTTGCACACAGTACAAGGGTGCCAATCTGTACATACTGTCGCAATCATGGAAGAATTTCACTGGGTACAACAGAAGAGAAAatgggtgtgtgggtgtgaaatgcatttcaatgttTAATTGCTTCTATTTCTATTCAGCCAtttagtgatttttatttttcccccccCACTTTAAATTGgttttataaatgttgaaaaataaatggGAGAGTTTTGCAGTGAATGGAGAGCTTGTTGAATTGGGCATCCATCTTGAAAACTAAGCACAGCTTCAGTATATTGGCTGGTGTAGACAATCACTGGGCCAGCTCCCTGAGAAATAGGTCAGAGACTTCAGTGAATCTCCTTGCTGGCTGCAGATTCCTTTGTCACCGAAAGGTTTCCTATTCTGCCTTGGAGCTGAAATGCACTTGTCTTAGTAATATGAGGCACACATTGAGCTTAATAGAAATAGCTAGACCTGAGCAGAAGACACAGCCATCGTTCTCTTTTGGCCCATTATTGATGACCTCTTAAATCTACATGCTTAACGTCCATTATTCCGTTGTCAGAAACATCCCACCCCACGGCACACAAGCAAGTCAATAATCTGAACTGAAAAAGACACACTTTGAAAGCTAGGATACTGGATGGTGTGGCCTCCTAGGTTTTGTAAATGATTTAGAACAGTTTGTCTCTTGTCTTCTCTGGGCTTCCAATGTTTGAATCACTCTTGATGAAGTATCTGTAATGTTGTCATTGCATTTCCTGGTTGTCTGCCTAAACCCTGGTTTATTTGTCAATGAGGGCTGTGCAGTATCAGCAGTGATTTAAAAAGCACAATTCCTGTACTGTAGAAATGAATTAGTCAATCACCTGATTCTTCTGTATTGTCAAGTTTATTACAGCAGTGAGCTGCAGGAATGGATCGTTTATTCCTTGCCTTGCCTCAAGCTACCACATGATTCACAGTACTCAATACATCcaacctgtcatgcacttccatttgctgTATACTGTAGgacttaaatgtgcagttttacatGTATGTTCTTTTTAAACATGATACCTGATACTAcagtaggttaaagaaatctgtttgcaagacTTACTTTCAGGTGGTATTGAACACCTTAGTTCATTTCACCTGGGCAGTGAAATTGTCTCTACTTCaacgccttctttcctgtcattaaccaaccagcttctcctattgactgacatcCTTTGCAGCCagcaacatgctttgaccccagaGACACTACTCAGGTGAAATGTGTGTAGCTCACAATGTCACAGTTGTAACCAGTGGGTGCTTTCATCTGGAGCATTTGCTATCAAAGTATATCCATGGGTTTTATGATAAAGGTATTAGGGCTGGTATTTCAGTAATTAAATGAATGCATTCTTTTTGTGTAGCAGCTAATTACATTTCCCCTTTTATTATATCCATTATCTGCATTTTAATTAGATATCATTAACAGATCTATACTAactgtataaatactgtattttattttaattgcataaTACTGGACTCCAACAAAGGGTGCGAGTGCATCGAAAATGCTTCCACCAACCATTGACCTGAGGAAAGGCTGTGCAGTTATTTCTGTTAACCGACAGATAtgttgctgatttaaaaaaaaataaatagattatagactgatgatgatgataatttaGCAGACACTTCCAAAGctacttgcagagactaggggatTAACAgctgctacagagtcacttacaataggactttgTTTTTTACGTCACGTCCATTTTATCAAAagcttgttgttgtttttcttgctaacgtatttaaaatgaatagataCTGCATGTAAAAACCACCAAGCAAGTTGGTATTCACATCATTTATTAAACAGAACTGCCTTCCAGTAACAGCCTTGGTTCTTCCCTAGCAatcactttttataaacaacttgTTTTGCTTtcctcattattttctttttcttctggaTTTCTTTTTAGGTTACTTTGGACAACTGTGTTGAAATTGGGCGCATTGCAAACACATACAACCTTACGGAGGTggataaatatgtaaataatttCATCTTAAAAAACTTCCTGTCCTTGCTGAGCAGTGGAGAGTTTGTGAAGCTCCCCTTTGACAGGCTAGCCTTTGTGCTTTCCAGCAACAGCCTCAAGCACTGCAGCGAGCTGGAGTTGTTTAAAGCTGCCTGCCACTGGCTACGTTACGAAGACTCCAGGATGGACTACTCCTCCAAGCTAATGAAGAACATTCGCTTTCCTCTCATGAGCCCACAGGAGCTTATAAACCACGTGCAGACAGTGGATTTCATGAGAACAGACAACACATGTGTCAACCTTTTACTGGAAGCCAGCAATTACCAAATGATGCCCTACATGCAGCCTGTCATGCAGTCAGAAAGAACTGCTATCCGATCTGATAACGCGCACTTGATAACTTTGGGGGGAGTTCTACGGCAGCAGTTGGTCGTTAGCAAAGAGCTGCGGTTGTTTGATGAAAAGGCACATGAGTGGAAATCATTGGCTCCCATGGATGCCCCACGGTACCAACACGGCATTGCAGTGATTGGCAACTTCCTGTATGTGGTTGGTGGACAGAGTAATTACGACACGAAAGGAAAGACTGCCGTGGACACTGTATTCCGATTTGACCCTCGCTATAACAAGTGGATGCAGGTGGCATCTCTCAATGAAAAGCGCACTTTCTTCCACCTAAGTGCCCTCAAAGGACATCTCTATGCAGTGGGTGGTAGGAATGCAGCAGGTGAATTGGGTAAGTGTTTGTCATGCATGTAGCCTAGATTTCTGATGGAGACTccagttgtttttttccccatttgtACTGCTTTGAAGGACTGCTAACAAAGTGTTTAAAATGCCTTTCAAAATTGATTTTATAGAGTACTGTACCAAGCCTTTTGAGTGTCAAACGGTTTAATATTTTTGATTACCTTACTACATTTTCTGCTATACATAGGAGGCTACACTGCTAAAAACTGTGTTTGCTGCATAAGCAGCAAAGCTGTCTATCGTGGCTAGAAAACTGTTGTACATATTGCTGTGCTAAGGGGGGTTATTTCACTGTAGCTGCAGTTAAGTCAAATGGTGCTACTGTAGCATGAAACCTGCTCTGGAATTGGCACATATGCTACCACATACTGTAAGCTGTGTCCAGTTAAATGGAGGTTGAAGATACTCCACGGTCATTCATTTAGAAACTGTACTTAATTTTAACAGTTTGTTATTTCCATTATTTAACACTTGTTTGCTGGTCAGTGGAAGCAGTCTGGTCTGTGTCGAGCATCTGCTggtatttactgtacatgtaattAATAGAACCACGCGATCGTGCTTAATGTACCTCACATATCCGTATCTATCCTCAGGAAACACATGGGTTTCCATTATTTGTCCATACTGAATAGCATACTTTTGACTGAATGTTTTGATTTTCTACTGTGACGCCTTCAATTTTCCAAAATAATAAACCTAGCTAGATTGTGTGCATTCCTCATATATACTGTAGGCTTGTAAAACCTAGTAAAAGTGTCAGGAGGAAGGATTTCTGGAATACCCTCGTTTCAGCCCACGAATACCCTCGTTTCAGCCCACGAATACCCTCGTTTCAGCCCACGAATACCCTCGTCTCAGCCCACGAATACCCTCGTCTCAGCCCACGAATACCCTCGTCTCAGCCCACGAATACCCTCGTCTCAGCCCACGAATACCCTCGTCTCAGCCCACGAATACCCTTGTTTCAAACCTATAGCTACATGACACCTTGCTTATTTATTAATCCAGACAGATCACCTGAGATGCACCCTCTCCTTTACAGTGATGCCTTGGCCCTGTTGACAGCGATTGGGGAATGTAGTGTTCGTTAGTGCCCACACAGTAGACAGGACCTCAAATTAGCATCTCATTCCAAGCACAGTCTATGTTGCACTGCACGGTGCAGCAGGCAATCAATTGCAACATTTAGACTAACAACAGTATACAGTGAAGGTAAACCCAGCTCACTGGCAGAGACATGAACCAGGTGTTGGCTACCCTTAGCTCTACTGTACATTGAGGGTGGAGAATGTGAAGAAAATAACAGCAGTAAGCAGTGCTCCTAGAGATGGTGGTTTTCAGAACCCAGGAAAAGAGTCGTATTTGTTTTATCTAAACCGTGGTATTGTTTTAATCTTCTGCTGTTTTTAGACCAATCAAGTACACCCCTCTGTGTTAAATGGCTGTCCTTTCAGAACCCCACCAATAAATTAGCAACCTGAAGCAGCAAAGCTGCACACCTGTGCTGGAATCTCCTGCTGTTCATGCATCTTGACAGCCTGCAGAGATCATGATCAGTGCACAGGAACACAATATTGAATCCAAATCTTTTTACAAATATGTGCAGTGCTCAGCTCTGTGGATTTACTGCTATGATCTGAAAGCACAATGAAGTGTCTATCCcagctttttaaatatatgtatattttaattaatcCACTTTAGTTTGACATCCGGTGTCATTGCAGGATTTAATTACAAGCCCCTATTCAGCTGGATTGATGTCCTACAAGCACAGCCGACAAACTGCTATTGGAAAAGTTGTAGAATAGGTGCTGTATTATGGGTAGCACATAAGCTGAAGAATTGCTTTGCAAAACATAAGCTATTGACATGCCTGCCTTTTAGAGGTGACCCGTTCTGCAGGGTGGATAGTTCATTCCTATTGGAAGGTTTAACTGGATTCTGTGATTTTTAGCTTCAGTTTTTAAGGATTACCAAAAAAAATTGTTCAGTATTAAATATATAAAGTTCCTGCCCACCACCGTGAAGGTCAGTGTTGGTTTATGAATGTTGTGTTGGAGGTCTGCTGGCCAGTGTATTGAGAAATATAAATAGGCCTCGTTGAGAAACCTAGTTCATAGAATCGTTGCATTAATATCCTGCATACCAGGGCGTTTTGGTTTCcaaattgatatttaaaaaagccagcatatgcattttaaacaatttctatttttacgcggtgatctgatttacgcagtgatctgattcaaactatccggtgatctgattcaaaaaggtatagacaatgtcgacccaggggacttttttgacctgaaaaatgaaacaaggaccaggggtcacaaatggagattagataaaggggcattcagaacagaaaataggaggcacttttttacacagagaattgtgagggtctagaaccaactccccagtaatgttgttgaagatgacaccccgggatccttcaagaagctgcttgatgagattctgggatcaataagctactaacaaccaaacgaatggctgaatggcctcctctcgtttgtaaactttcttatgttcttcttaataaaactaaagcaaagcAACACTGTCAAAATGCTTACATCGTTATGTACTATGGAATTGCTGCCAGGTGTGTTTTCAGGCTATCACAATGGCCCAGGCAAAAATAATGGGCTTTACTTGGggttaaattaacacagcacccctacacacattacaaaatgcagcaatatgcaagacatgcacattatttaacagaatggtgaagcaactcaccagaacgggaaacaccaaattgctatGCGACTTTTTTTCAGGAgttcaaacaatttccaactttttgtagtaagagaaacagcggtgcattttgctgtttgtttacatgccattttgtagggatgaggtgcactcgtggaaatcagaatacaaaacaattcaatgatataacggcggttctggaaagatttaataaaccaatcagtgtcccacAAGACACTCTTGTGACGACAAAGtcgtttttttacaaaacagtactgtttctgttgtgaacgaatcgctagcagtgccaagaaggtgttcttttaagcgaagttcctgttcttttgccggagcatttacaatgggaaaaatccatttcaccacaagggtgttcccttgggtgaagtgttctcttaggaggtgttcttaTATGCAGAAACTACTTTATTATATATTCTCTCAAAACCACTGTGCAGaaatattgcatttttgtttATCAGCTGAAAGGTTAGTaatagtttcaaaatgatcatccACCGGTACGCATGCGTGATTTCGATTGAGCAGATTTCCACTGTGactagggtgggtgaagcagCGTCTGGGGATTCTGCTTGTAGAGAGCTCCGCTcggagcgctctgtgctgctcatgaactttgctgttttcaactcgacataattgaatactaatcagtgaagcacattCTTTCTgcgttttttagaagtataaatgctgcggtaaacataaataatcacAATATTCATACTTTGACAGTTTTTGTGTTATGTATTAGGCACGGCTGCAGTTTAGTACATCCAAATTATTCTGTGTATCGTTTCTCGAGTCAaaaacttgcaaaagaaaaacaaaccaaaaaaaagtctACAGAAGGTGCAAAGTGGCAGAATtttacagagtccctttggacaCTTTTTTatattggctttaataaaaaaaaattatcattgttagttattataattttatcttgaggttaatgtttttgatgttgtaaacattttaaattgtacaCATAATGATGCTGAGATGGGAAGAAAATGATAAACATTTATAGTACAGACTATTATGGATTATTTATAACTTTGCCAAACAGAATACGTGTGTTTacgaagagattcccaaatactgtcttgattctgtgcatccaaagacctGTAATTAAACTTTTAAGAATTaggcctactgtttggtattctgtcgtAAACCAGCAGCTTGTCATATTAAATAAACCgggaaaaataaacatgttaatctgattattctgccttttattgcagcAGGGGGACCACTCAGTAGAGCAACACTATAATAGGGTACAGTTTCATAAAAAGGTTGCAAATCACTGATGTAGGCTATATAATGCAAGAGTTCAGGTGGGGTCCTATACCTGccacatgacacacacacagtgaacttGGCCTGTAGTGTTATGGCAGAAGACATTGGAGTGAAAGTGAAAATACTGTGGAAAACAAGAAGGGACTGTTTAATGCTTGGGTATTATTCCTTTAAGGTGTTTATGATTTCTATTTAGATTGTTGTGATTTGTATTACAATATTGCACTATTTTGTAGCATAGTGCCCCTCTAATAATTCAATCTAAAAGTGCTGTAGTTGAAAGATGCAGGTTTGTACATTACTGTCACTGTTTGTGCATGTTATTACATAAGAGTTTTCAGGGATTCAGGTAAGTGGTCTCAAGTGGTGCAGACTTCTTAATATACATTGATATCGTGCATGTGTTTTCATATCGATACTTAGAATTCTTCCAAAACACAACTGATTTATATTAACATAgcatatatttacatatgaaaagcagtaacttactttaacttaagcatgATTCGCGTAGGACTGaaaaccaggtgtcctcagagttggtcaaaagcagaggacgtctgGTACCCTCCCAGACAtggattagttttcatcaaggaaaatcagtaaattctaaatgaaatgcgatgttgtggccaaagaaggcacttttgtgcatgatttgtaaacaatgaaccggGTGTAAAGAACTAATTTTGTTGCGACTTATTTTCCAAAAGTTACCATTTCAtcctttgagtgatatgtattgcCATACAAATCTTCAAATGCACTGTACAAAGCGCTTTTTTAAGAGttgccaattatgttttgtattttcgcccgtCCCCAAATTGGTTATGCCCAATCATAGCGTTTTACTGAACTggagaatctcaggacagatttTACCAATGTTTTGAGGTGAATACCCcggaaatgctatatcaattgtAACACAACACTGACATGGTCAATTCCAACAGGAGTTAAAAGAAATAGGACGCTAGagtttgacattttttaaaaattatcttggataaaaagaaatggacagtTCGCACAAGAATACATTTCACCGATGTGGGTAAATTTGAACCCCCCTGTTtctgtggtgatttttagtcttGTGTGAATCAGGCTTTACTGTTTTATGTTGTGATTTTTAATCCAGTGTGAATCAGCTTTACTGTTTCTGTGGCGATTTTTAATCCAGTGTGAATCAGGCTTTACTGTTTCTGTGGTGATTTTTAATCCAGTGTAAATCAAGCTTTGCTGTTTCTGTGGTCATTTTTAGTCTTGTGTGAATCAGGCTTTACTTATGTTGTGATTTTTAGTCCAGTGTGAATCAGGCTTTACTGATCCTTTCCTTCATAATGTACCTAAATACAAATCAATGAGATAAAATGCTTCACTagtactttagtgtgtggtgtgtCTGTGCCTACGAGGCTGACAATGGTTgtatgtatagggtttattgTATCTCAGTATAAAATTAACTTAGTATTGTAGCGTTTCACAGGTGGCAGAAAACAGAGACGCTGGTTCCTTGTTCAAATCCTTTGTCTATTTCCGTGGACGCTCTCTCAGCACCCAGACCAGAGCCCACAGCTCTGACGACAACAAAGGATTCACATACAGGAACACAGCAACCATGGCAACCAGCACAACAACTCCCAGAACGGTGTTGCAGCCTTTTTATGGGCTTAGCTCGCCCCCttatgcaaattattatttatttcttagcagatgcccttatccagggcgacttacaattgttacaagacaccacattatttttacatactaattacctatttatacagtttttctctcttactggagcaatctagataaagtaccttgctcaagggtacagcagcagtgtcccccacctgggattgaacccatgaccctccggtcaagattccagagccctaaccactcctgtCCACACTATTGCTGCAAATAGATTACCAGGCTCCAGACACATCCGATTGGCCCTCAGCCGCACACcgggaccaatgggcacagactaACAACAAATAATGAGGCTACACAGATAACAACCAATGCGAACAGACCAGACAAACAAACAGCGGGTCACCTGGTACGG
This genomic stretch from Acipenser ruthenus chromosome 16, fAciRut3.2 maternal haplotype, whole genome shotgun sequence harbors:
- the LOC117412174 gene encoding kelch-like protein 13 isoform X1; amino-acid sequence: MYSFYLQGAVGGTDMVDHSVHRGGEMMSLGLHDRYCAVSLVEEDDPHMKVSLGGSDMGVSAHLQASKTGTTRFFTSNTHSSVVLQGFDQLRVEGLLCDVTLLPGDGEEAFPVHRAMMASASDYFKAMFTGGMKEQDLMCIKLHGVNRIGLKKIIDFIYTAKLSLNMENLQDTLEAASFLQILPVLDFCKVFLISGVTLDNCVEIGRIANTYNLTEVDKYVNNFILKNFLSLLSSGEFVKLPFDRLAFVLSSNSLKHCSELELFKAACHWLRYEDSRMDYSSKLMKNIRFPLMSPQELINHVQTVDFMRTDNTCVNLLLEASNYQMMPYMQPVMQSERTAIRSDNAHLITLGGVLRQQLVVSKELRLFDEKAHEWKSLAPMDAPRYQHGIAVIGNFLYVVGGQSNYDTKGKTAVDTVFRFDPRYNKWMQVASLNEKRTFFHLSALKGHLYAVGGRNAAGELATVECYNPRTNEWTYVAKMNEPHYGHAGTVYGGFMYISGGITHDTFQKELMCFDPDTDKWTQKAPMTTVRGLHCMCTVGDRLYVIGGNHFRGTSDYDDVLSCEYYSPSLDQWTPIAAMLRGQSDVGVAVFENKIYVVGGYSWNNRCMVEIVQKYDPEKDEWHKVFDLPESLGGIRACTLTVFPPEDDTGSPSRESPLSAP
- the LOC117412174 gene encoding kelch-like protein 13 isoform X2, with the protein product MYSFYLQGAVGGTDMVDHSVHRGGEMMSLGLHDRSLVEEDDPHMKVSLGGSDMGVSAHLQASKTGTTRFFTSNTHSSVVLQGFDQLRVEGLLCDVTLLPGDGEEAFPVHRAMMASASDYFKAMFTGGMKEQDLMCIKLHGVNRIGLKKIIDFIYTAKLSLNMENLQDTLEAASFLQILPVLDFCKVFLISGVTLDNCVEIGRIANTYNLTEVDKYVNNFILKNFLSLLSSGEFVKLPFDRLAFVLSSNSLKHCSELELFKAACHWLRYEDSRMDYSSKLMKNIRFPLMSPQELINHVQTVDFMRTDNTCVNLLLEASNYQMMPYMQPVMQSERTAIRSDNAHLITLGGVLRQQLVVSKELRLFDEKAHEWKSLAPMDAPRYQHGIAVIGNFLYVVGGQSNYDTKGKTAVDTVFRFDPRYNKWMQVASLNEKRTFFHLSALKGHLYAVGGRNAAGELATVECYNPRTNEWTYVAKMNEPHYGHAGTVYGGFMYISGGITHDTFQKELMCFDPDTDKWTQKAPMTTVRGLHCMCTVGDRLYVIGGNHFRGTSDYDDVLSCEYYSPSLDQWTPIAAMLRGQSDVGVAVFENKIYVVGGYSWNNRCMVEIVQKYDPEKDEWHKVFDLPESLGGIRACTLTVFPPEDDTGSPSRESPLSAP
- the LOC117412174 gene encoding kelch-like protein 13 isoform X7; translation: MYSFYLQSLVEEDDPHMKVSLGGSDMGVSAHLQASKTGTTRFFTSNTHSSVVLQGFDQLRVEGLLCDVTLLPGDGEEAFPVHRAMMASASDYFKAMFTGGMKEQDLMCIKLHGVNRIGLKKIIDFIYTAKLSLNMENLQDTLEAASFLQILPVLDFCKVFLISGVTLDNCVEIGRIANTYNLTEVDKYVNNFILKNFLSLLSSGEFVKLPFDRLAFVLSSNSLKHCSELELFKAACHWLRYEDSRMDYSSKLMKNIRFPLMSPQELINHVQTVDFMRTDNTCVNLLLEASNYQMMPYMQPVMQSERTAIRSDNAHLITLGGVLRQQLVVSKELRLFDEKAHEWKSLAPMDAPRYQHGIAVIGNFLYVVGGQSNYDTKGKTAVDTVFRFDPRYNKWMQVASLNEKRTFFHLSALKGHLYAVGGRNAAGELATVECYNPRTNEWTYVAKMNEPHYGHAGTVYGGFMYISGGITHDTFQKELMCFDPDTDKWTQKAPMTTVRGLHCMCTVGDRLYVIGGNHFRGTSDYDDVLSCEYYSPSLDQWTPIAAMLRGQSDVGVAVFENKIYVVGGYSWNNRCMVEIVQKYDPEKDEWHKVFDLPESLGGIRACTLTVFPPEDDTGSPSRESPLSAP